One genomic window of Solanum stenotomum isolate F172 chromosome 9, ASM1918654v1, whole genome shotgun sequence includes the following:
- the LOC125876760 gene encoding serine/threonine-protein kinase PBL34-like, translating to MEKEKKKEKNCGCWAVLRLSNVIGGSSDSKHSVNSIPRTSLVYDAATETRYLNASNREMCVPDEARVSSDTPTDAQTQLPPAAENKVQRQLLQFTFHELKSATGNFRPDSILGEGGFGYVFKGWIEENGTAPAKPGSGVTVAVKSLKPDGLQGHREWVAEVDFLGQLHHPNLVKLIGYCIEDDQRLLVYEFMTRGSLENHLFRRTIPLPWSNRLKIALGAAKGLAFLHGGSEPVIYRDFKTSNILLDSEYNAKLSDFGLAKAGPQGDKTHVSTRVVGTYGYAAPEYVMTGHLTAKSDVFSFGVVLLEILTGRRSMDKKRPSGEQNLVAWAKPYLGDKRKFYQLVDPRLELNYSLKGVQKISQLAYICLSRDSKSRPSMDEIVKALTPLQDLNDLAILSNHSRLTQSGRRKKKLDGMQQLSFNHSTSIRGTPLHSGRQHCK from the exons atggagaaggagaagaagaaggagaagaattGTGGTTGTTGGGCTGTTCTTAGACTCAGTAATGTTATTGGAGGATCCTCTGATTCTAAACACTCTGTTAATTCAATTCCAAGAACTAGTCTTGTCTATGATGCAG CCACAGAGACTCGGTATCTCAACGCTAGCAACCGCGAGATGTGTGTACCAGATGAAGCAAGAGTGTCATCTGATACCCCTACTGATGCACAAACACAGCTTCCACCAGCTGCAGAGAACAAAGTGCAGCGGCAGCTGCTTCAGTTTACATTTCACGAGCTAAAATCTGCAACGGGGAACTTCAGACCGGATAGCATTCTTGGTGAAGGTGGATTTGGATATGTATTCAAAGGCTGGATAGAGGAAAATGGGACAGCACCAGCAAAGCCCGGTTCTGGGGTTACGGTTGCTGTCAAGAGCTTGAAACCAGACGGTCTTCAAGGTCATAGAGAATGGGTG GCAGAAGTAGACTTCCTTGGACAGCTTCATCATCCTAATCTTGTCAAGTTAATTGGATATTGCATCGAAGATGACCAAAGGCTTCTTGTTTATGAGTTTATGACTCGTGGAAGCCTCGAAAACCATCTCTTCAGAA GGACGATACCTCTTCCATGGTCCAACAGGTTAAAAATTGCTCTTGGTGCAGCCAAAGGCTTAGCATTTCTCCACGGAGGCTCTGAACCTGTCATTTATAGAGACTTCAAGACATCTAATATCTTACTTGATTCG GAGTATAATGCTAAGCTTTCGGACTTTGGACTTGCTAAAGCTGGTCCTCAGGGTGACAAAACACATGTTTCTACAAGGGTTGTTGGAACTTATGGATATGCTGCTCCAGAATATGTGATGACAG GACATTTGACAGCAAAGAGCGACGTTTTCAGTTTTGGAGTGGTGCTGTTGGAGATTTTAACCGGTAGGAGGTCTATGGACAAAAAGCGGCCGAGTGGAGAACAAAATCTTGTAGCATGGGCAAAGCCATATTTAGGTGACAAGAGAAAGTTTTATCAACTCGTGGACCCTCGTCTGGAGCTAAATTACTCCCTTAAAGGAGTGCAAAAGATCTCACAGCTAGCTTACATTTGCCTAAGCAGGGATTCTAAATCTCGTCCTTCCATGGACGAAATTGTAAAGGCTCTTACTCCGCTACAAGACCTCAATGATCTCGCTATATTATCAAATCATTCTCGGTTAACACAATCAGGAAGACGAAAGAAGAAACTAGACGGAATGCAACAACTTAGCTTCAATCATTCCACGAGTATCAGAGGTACTCCATTACACTCTGGTAGGCAACATTGTAAATAA